In one window of Holosporales bacterium DNA:
- the pyrH gene encoding UMP kinase produces MSFFDRKFKRILLKLSGEALMGTRDYGIDYEYLFKLVEAIAGLADTGVQLAIVVGGGNIYRGSRGVEYGVSRVNGDFMGMLATVINAIAIHSALNKLGKESRVMSSIRMQEVCEPYINHHAHKHLNKGRIIILSSGIGIPFLTTDTAAALRAVELECELMLKGTHKVDGVYNCDPHKDDEAVFFEKISYSEILEKNLKFMDASAVTIARDNDLPMAVFSIENPLNLLDVICGKCRCSFISGGKD; encoded by the coding sequence GTGAGCTTTTTCGATCGCAAATTTAAGCGCATTTTGTTGAAACTTTCTGGCGAGGCCCTTATGGGCACGCGCGATTATGGCATAGACTATGAATATTTATTTAAACTGGTAGAAGCCATTGCTGGGTTAGCAGACACCGGCGTCCAGCTTGCCATAGTCGTTGGCGGAGGGAACATCTATCGTGGCTCTCGCGGGGTAGAGTACGGTGTTTCCAGGGTTAACGGCGACTTTATGGGGATGTTGGCTACTGTGATTAATGCCATCGCTATTCACAGCGCTTTGAACAAGCTGGGTAAGGAATCGCGCGTTATGTCCTCAATTCGTATGCAGGAGGTATGCGAGCCGTATATTAACCACCATGCGCATAAGCACCTTAATAAAGGGCGCATTATAATATTATCGTCTGGTATAGGGATTCCTTTTCTGACCACAGATACTGCCGCGGCGCTCAGGGCCGTAGAACTTGAATGCGAGCTGATGCTTAAGGGGACTCATAAGGTCGACGGAGTGTATAACTGTGACCCACATAAAGACGACGAGGCTGTTTTCTTTGAAAAAATCAGTTACTCTGAGATTCTTGAAAAGAACCTTAAATTCATGGACGCATCTGCAGTAACAATAGCGCGTGATAACGACCTGCCTATGGCGGTTTTTTCAATAGAAAACCCATTAAACCTGTTGGATGTGATTTGTGGCAAGTGTAGGTGTTCGTTTATTTCTGGAGGAAAAGATTGA
- the frr gene encoding ribosome recycling factor, with protein sequence MSEELLADLKKRMAGSLDALQREFKAVRTGRVSTDILDGVRVEAYGNDHMPLNQLASVSVLDARTLGVQVWDREQVKAVERGISESGLGLNPVVEGTVMRITIPDISEERRKELLKVASKHAENARISIRNIRRDGMEAIKRKEKDKEISEDEQKRFSAQIQKLTDDLIKQTDEAFAAKEKDIMRV encoded by the coding sequence TTGAGCGAAGAGTTATTGGCAGACTTAAAAAAGCGCATGGCTGGCAGCCTGGACGCTTTGCAACGTGAATTTAAAGCCGTCAGGACCGGCAGGGTTTCGACTGATATACTTGACGGTGTGCGTGTCGAAGCGTATGGGAATGACCATATGCCGCTTAACCAGCTTGCCTCTGTCAGTGTTTTAGATGCGCGTACGCTTGGGGTTCAGGTCTGGGACCGCGAACAGGTAAAGGCGGTTGAGCGCGGGATAAGCGAATCTGGGTTGGGTCTTAATCCGGTGGTGGAAGGTACAGTTATGCGTATCACAATTCCCGATATAAGCGAGGAGAGAAGGAAAGAGCTGCTTAAAGTTGCTTCCAAACATGCCGAGAATGCACGCATTTCAATCCGAAATATACGTCGCGACGGAATGGAAGCGATAAAGCGTAAGGAGAAAGATAAAGAAATCTCTGAAGACGAGCAGAAGCGTTTTTCCGCCCAAATACAAAAACTTACCGACGACTTAATAAAGCAAACCGACGAAGCGTTTGCTGCCAAAGAAAAAGACATTATGCGCGTGTAA
- the uppS gene encoding di-trans,poly-cis-decaprenylcistransferase: protein MTDTDKVIPNHVAIIADGNRRWAKANGLPSKHGHRKGFDALEILINAAASKGIKFFTSFIFSTENWRRTQEEVDYLMDLLEEKILSRKVDEYADKGYRVSVIGDRSTLRPNIVKGIERAENLTKDNDIITVVFAINYGGRLDITNAVRNICRKALDGEISPEAIDESTVSNALYTNGIPDPDMLIRTGGEYRISNFLLWQFAYTEMFFCDKLLPDMGKNDLDEVLAAYAQRKRRFGQ from the coding sequence ATGACTGATACTGATAAAGTTATCCCGAATCATGTAGCAATTATTGCCGACGGCAACAGACGTTGGGCCAAAGCTAACGGCTTGCCGAGTAAACATGGCCACAGAAAAGGTTTCGACGCGCTGGAGATATTGATCAATGCAGCTGCGTCAAAAGGTATTAAATTCTTTACGTCGTTTATTTTCTCTACCGAAAATTGGCGGCGTACTCAGGAAGAAGTTGATTACTTGATGGATCTACTGGAAGAGAAAATCTTATCTCGCAAAGTTGATGAATACGCAGACAAAGGATACAGGGTCAGCGTTATTGGGGATCGCAGTACTCTTCGTCCCAATATTGTCAAAGGAATAGAGCGCGCCGAGAACCTGACCAAAGACAACGATATTATAACGGTTGTGTTTGCGATTAATTATGGGGGGCGGCTTGATATCACAAACGCCGTACGCAATATCTGCAGGAAAGCGCTGGACGGGGAAATCAGCCCAGAAGCAATCGATGAAAGCACAGTAAGCAACGCTTTATACACAAACGGCATTCCCGATCCAGATATGCTAATCCGTACTGGAGGCGAGTATCGTATCAGTAATTTCTTATTGTGGCAGTTTGCATATACCGAGATGTTTTTCTGTGACAAGCTCCTGCCAGATATGGGAAAGAATGATTTAGATGAGGTTTTAGCCGCCTATGCACAAAGAAAACGTCGCTTTGGACAGTAA
- a CDS encoding tyrosine recombinase XerC encodes MNDSIKGWIRWLEVEKGYSHNTITSYRIDFVNFAQFISEHAEIDIESNACDMKAADLRAWLSSRIRQGHSARSNARALSSVKSFFSCWLRRGKEIPEFVLKFRAPKIIPSLPRPLTQSQARNVIEYKEHTKIQWIAVRNNALLILLYGVGLRINEALSLNHTDIDLARKEALVNGKGGKQRRVPLLPKVCNTLRQYIELCPYPRSPSDPVFYGARGKRLGATVFERYVSKIRQALNLKESATPHALRHSFASHLVANGAGIRTVQELLGHASLASTQVYTDISDARLMEIYHETHPLSRTVDN; translated from the coding sequence ATGAATGACAGCATAAAAGGCTGGATACGGTGGCTGGAGGTAGAGAAAGGGTATTCTCATAACACAATTACCTCTTACAGGATTGATTTTGTGAATTTTGCTCAGTTCATATCAGAGCACGCCGAAATTGACATAGAATCTAATGCCTGCGATATGAAGGCTGCTGATTTAAGAGCATGGCTGTCTTCGAGAATCAGGCAAGGCCACAGCGCCAGGTCAAATGCGCGAGCGCTTTCTTCTGTAAAATCGTTTTTTTCCTGCTGGCTTCGTCGCGGAAAGGAAATCCCCGAATTCGTGCTTAAGTTCAGGGCGCCGAAGATTATTCCTTCGCTCCCAAGACCACTGACGCAAAGCCAAGCGCGTAATGTTATTGAATATAAAGAACATACCAAAATTCAATGGATTGCTGTACGCAATAACGCTTTGCTAATCCTGCTGTATGGTGTGGGGCTTAGGATTAACGAGGCTTTGTCGCTGAACCATACAGACATAGACCTTGCCAGAAAAGAAGCCCTTGTCAACGGCAAAGGAGGTAAGCAAAGGCGCGTTCCACTTTTGCCGAAGGTGTGCAACACGTTACGTCAATATATTGAGCTCTGCCCATATCCTCGTTCCCCATCTGATCCAGTGTTTTACGGAGCTAGGGGCAAACGCCTTGGGGCAACGGTATTTGAAAGGTATGTATCTAAGATAAGGCAAGCGCTTAATCTGAAAGAATCGGCTACGCCCCATGCTCTCAGGCACAGCTTTGCCAGTCATCTGGTTGCAAACGGGGCAGGAATCCGCACTGTGCAGGAGCTTCTTGGACATGCAAGCTTAGCCAGTACTCAGGTTTATACTGACATATCTGACGCAAGGCTAATGGAAATTTACCACGAAACCCATCCGCTTAGCAGAACGGTGGATAACTGA